From a single Pseudobutyrivibrio xylanivorans genomic region:
- a CDS encoding flagellar hook-length control protein FliK, whose product MTSSNVSKLLVQVSKIDVSITQADKSANASAAGLFENTLKNVANKVPKVESNTNSADSLKKTQKTTAEVDTSASSTKREVVTEKAVEEQSDAGEAQVVDKVEEVVEEVVDVIKEELDVTDEDIKLAMENLGLTFIDLLNPQSLAQLVTEITGETDSINLIMSEDFKGILDKVTELTDQLFEETKISFVELKDLIVQEQPEETPEIISTQPVEVKEEAPIEMTDDAPVITEEVVKDEAPKTVVVSEKKQEVEEEPQKKDTEISKDVEPVKTETTTAQDNNKESFDFSKEQKSNAFEFDVKEKVSREPVKHEAVNPFVAAQNEIQFAPEEKVVTLPTGETVSADDIANQLVEQARVLTDSESTTMEITLNPEGLGKIFLEVTQKGNEITAKIFTENDAVKHALESQMANLRTEMSQNSTKVTSIEVSVGTHEFERNLDENQSNDSRREEQSREQSKRSNRINLNRLDDLVGMMSEEDILIAQMMQDNGGTLDFMA is encoded by the coding sequence ATGACAAGTAGCAATGTTTCAAAATTGCTGGTTCAGGTAAGCAAAATCGATGTTTCGATTACTCAGGCAGATAAAAGTGCAAATGCTTCAGCTGCAGGCTTATTTGAAAACACTTTGAAGAACGTTGCAAACAAGGTCCCTAAGGTAGAAAGCAACACCAATTCAGCCGACTCACTAAAGAAGACTCAAAAGACTACAGCAGAGGTTGATACATCCGCTTCATCTACAAAGCGAGAGGTAGTCACAGAGAAAGCAGTTGAGGAGCAGTCTGATGCAGGGGAAGCACAGGTTGTTGATAAGGTGGAAGAGGTAGTAGAGGAAGTCGTAGACGTGATTAAAGAAGAGCTTGATGTGACCGACGAAGATATTAAGCTTGCAATGGAAAATCTGGGACTTACCTTTATTGATTTGCTGAATCCTCAGAGTCTGGCTCAGCTGGTAACCGAAATAACTGGCGAGACGGATTCGATTAATCTCATTATGAGTGAAGATTTTAAAGGGATTTTGGACAAGGTAACAGAACTTACGGACCAGCTATTTGAAGAAACGAAAATTTCCTTCGTAGAACTCAAGGATTTAATTGTTCAGGAACAGCCTGAGGAAACTCCTGAAATTATTTCTACACAGCCTGTAGAGGTAAAAGAGGAAGCTCCAATTGAAATGACAGATGATGCACCTGTTATTACAGAAGAGGTTGTTAAGGATGAAGCTCCTAAGACAGTCGTTGTTTCTGAAAAGAAACAGGAAGTGGAAGAGGAGCCACAGAAAAAGGATACAGAGATTTCTAAGGACGTAGAGCCTGTTAAAACAGAAACTACTACAGCTCAGGACAATAATAAAGAATCCTTTGATTTTAGTAAGGAACAAAAGTCTAATGCCTTTGAATTTGATGTTAAGGAAAAAGTATCCAGAGAGCCTGTAAAACACGAAGCTGTAAATCCATTTGTGGCAGCTCAGAACGAAATACAGTTCGCGCCAGAGGAAAAGGTGGTTACACTTCCAACTGGTGAGACAGTCAGTGCAGATGATATTGCAAACCAACTTGTAGAGCAGGCAAGAGTGCTTACAGATTCTGAAAGCACAACTATGGAAATTACATTAAATCCTGAGGGGTTAGGAAAGATTTTCCTTGAGGTTACTCAAAAGGGAAATGAAATCACAGCAAAGATTTTCACTGAAAACGATGCTGTTAAACATGCACTTGAATCACAGATGGCAAATCTTAGAACAGAGATGTCGCAGAATTCTACAAAGGTTACTTCTATTGAAGTTTCAGTTGGAACTCATGAATTTGAAAGAAACCTTGATGAGAATCAAAGTAACGATTCAAGACGTGAAGAACAGTCAAGAGAGCAGTCAAAACGAAGCAACCGAATCAATCTTAACAGACTTGATGATTTGGTAGGAATGATGTCAGAAGAGGACATTCTTATAGCTCAAATGATGCAGGACAATGGTGGTACATTAGATTTCATGGCATAA
- a CDS encoding flagellar hook assembly protein FlgD, whose protein sequence is MAGLLTGAVTNGQYTKTQASQDLTKSNETTSTSKTAAKRDTGYNQDMFLQLLVAEMQYQDPLEPSDNSQYVAQLASFTQIEAIQSVQNDMHTMEANSLVGKTVVINSDHEEIEGKVDYVQSDDDGELYVSVNGNMYKTDEIISVVDPTYYNAVSVVRYFDSLLKDMPSVELVTLGDEKIITDIANTYNNMDAYTRSFINDDTVKAIEAVIKKFEELKKAKEEADNEVKNVTPVEENKESKEQAEETNSLEEAEAQEV, encoded by the coding sequence ATGGCGGGATTATTAACTGGAGCCGTTACCAATGGTCAGTATACAAAGACCCAGGCTTCACAGGATTTAACAAAATCTAACGAAACAACTTCTACCTCAAAGACCGCTGCAAAGCGTGATACCGGATACAATCAGGATATGTTCCTTCAGCTTTTAGTAGCTGAAATGCAGTATCAGGATCCGCTGGAACCATCAGACAACAGCCAATACGTGGCGCAGCTTGCATCCTTCACCCAGATTGAAGCAATTCAGTCAGTGCAGAATGATATGCACACCATGGAGGCAAACAGCTTAGTTGGTAAGACGGTTGTAATAAACAGCGATCATGAGGAAATAGAAGGTAAAGTAGATTACGTTCAAAGCGATGATGACGGCGAGTTATATGTTTCAGTAAACGGTAACATGTACAAGACTGATGAGATTATCTCAGTAGTAGATCCAACCTACTACAATGCAGTCAGCGTAGTAAGATACTTCGATTCACTGCTTAAGGATATGCCAAGTGTAGAGCTTGTCACCTTAGGAGATGAAAAGATAATCACCGATATTGCAAACACCTATAACAACATGGACGCTTATACAAGAAGCTTCATAAATGACGATACAGTCAAGGCAATCGAGGCAGTCATTAAGAAGTTCGAGGAATTAAAGAAAGCCAAGGAAGAAGCCGATAATGAAGTTAAGAACGTTACTCCTGTAGAAGAAAATAAGGAGTCAAAGGAACAAGCTGAAGAAACAAATTCTTTAGAGGAAGCAGAAGCACAGGAAGTGTAG
- a CDS encoding TIGR02530 family flagellar biosynthesis protein, with the protein MNNLNINPNFTSIEKVAGTYLNPAAESKPLGTYKGASFEDIFKEKLEGASSLKFSKHATQRLDDRNIELTDEQSQRLEEGVMKASEKGITDSLVLVDTLAFIVNVPNQTVVTAMDQTESEENIFTNIDGAVIV; encoded by the coding sequence ATGAATAATTTAAATATTAATCCAAATTTTACCTCCATCGAAAAGGTAGCTGGAACCTATCTCAATCCAGCAGCTGAGTCAAAGCCACTGGGTACCTATAAGGGTGCCAGCTTCGAAGATATTTTCAAGGAGAAGCTTGAGGGAGCATCCTCACTTAAGTTTTCTAAGCATGCAACACAGAGGCTTGACGACAGAAATATTGAATTGACAGATGAACAATCCCAGAGACTTGAAGAGGGCGTTATGAAGGCGTCTGAAAAGGGGATTACCGATTCGCTGGTATTAGTTGATACACTTGCTTTTATAGTAAATGTACCTAATCAGACTGTTGTTACAGCTATGGATCAGACTGAATCAGAAGAGAACATTTTTACAAATATTGATGGTGCTGTTATAGTTTAG
- a CDS encoding flagellar hook protein FlgE translates to MMRSLFSGVSGLKTHQTKMDVIGNNISNVNTVAFKSSSTTFSDIMYQTTSQASGATATRGGKNAKQIGLGVTNGATKVTITSAGAAQSTGDALDIRLTDSNSTNFFIVSNGSQNLFTRAGSFYIDGNGNLAMTTTGYLVMGWQIDPDNPTNIIKDTVTPLRVMKTENLTSSPEATTEANFNGVIDKNDSQFSSSGGYVRSFTLYDNLGYSYTAKFSFSLVDGTKGEYNVSLLSILDGDNNDLLKTYTPTGDDDRIFGKTLNDTSNYNLAKGYSFTNNDADASEITDGSKLYGFDAATQNFVSKDGSNTTIAASKVLGIPSNVTIVSVAQGTSTSVATVGTQTIGYRLKFDTQEGYLDYVDSAGNTSVRMLTHFLGPNTEDPLLANAALSDINIDFSKLLNYDNGGTSTAVGNRGATDGTTGTGKKLGTMTGLSIQTDGKIFGSYSNGNSVLLGQIAVAQFANASGLEEKGDNCYDTTLNSGEFDGIGIDISADGSSMNTGQLEMANVDLSSEFTDMITTQRGFQANSRIITVSDTMLEELINLKR, encoded by the coding sequence ATGATGAGATCACTTTTCTCTGGTGTATCAGGTCTTAAGACTCACCAGACCAAGATGGATGTTATTGGTAATAACATCTCTAACGTAAATACTGTTGCGTTCAAATCATCTTCAACAACCTTTTCTGATATTATGTATCAGACAACTTCACAGGCATCAGGTGCAACTGCAACACGTGGTGGTAAAAATGCTAAGCAGATAGGTCTTGGTGTTACTAATGGTGCAACCAAGGTTACTATCACTTCCGCAGGTGCTGCACAGTCAACAGGTGATGCTCTTGATATTCGACTTACCGATTCAAATTCAACAAATTTCTTTATCGTTAGCAATGGCTCACAGAACCTGTTTACAAGAGCTGGTTCCTTCTACATTGATGGAAATGGAAACCTGGCTATGACAACAACAGGCTATCTTGTTATGGGCTGGCAGATTGATCCTGATAATCCTACAAATATTATCAAGGATACAGTTACACCTCTTCGTGTTATGAAGACAGAGAACCTTACATCTTCACCAGAGGCTACCACTGAGGCAAACTTTAACGGCGTTATCGATAAGAATGACAGCCAGTTTTCTTCATCTGGTGGTTATGTTCGTTCATTTACCCTTTACGACAACTTAGGTTATTCATACACAGCTAAGTTCTCATTTAGTCTTGTTGATGGAACAAAGGGCGAGTACAATGTATCCCTTCTCAGCATATTAGACGGCGATAACAATGATTTGTTAAAGACCTATACACCAACTGGTGATGATGACAGAATCTTTGGTAAGACACTTAATGACACAAGTAACTATAACCTTGCAAAGGGCTATTCGTTTACAAACAATGATGCAGATGCCAGTGAAATTACTGACGGCTCTAAGCTTTATGGCTTTGATGCTGCAACACAGAACTTCGTAAGCAAGGACGGTAGCAATACAACAATCGCTGCATCTAAGGTTCTTGGTATTCCTAGCAACGTAACTATCGTTTCAGTTGCTCAGGGTACATCTACATCAGTTGCAACAGTTGGTACACAGACAATCGGCTATCGACTTAAGTTCGATACACAGGAAGGTTATCTGGATTATGTAGATAGTGCAGGAAATACAAGCGTAAGGATGCTTACACATTTCCTTGGACCTAATACAGAAGATCCATTGCTTGCAAATGCAGCTCTTTCAGATATTAATATCGATTTCTCTAAGCTTTTGAACTACGATAACGGTGGAACATCTACAGCTGTTGGTAACAGAGGTGCCACAGATGGAACAACTGGTACAGGTAAGAAGCTTGGTACAATGACTGGACTTTCTATTCAGACAGATGGAAAGATTTTCGGTTCATACTCAAATGGTAACAGTGTGCTCTTAGGACAGATTGCGGTTGCTCAGTTCGCCAACGCATCAGGTCTTGAGGAAAAGGGCGACAACTGTTACGATACAACACTTAACTCTGGTGAGTTCGACGGCATCGGAATTGACATCTCAGCTGACGGTTCATCAATGAACACTGGACAGCTTGAAATGGCCAACGTAGACCTCTCAAGCGAATTCACAGACATGATTACTACACAGCGTGGTTTCCAAGCTAATTCTCGAATCATCACAGTATCAGACACCATGCTCGAAGAACTTATCAATCTCAAACGTTAA
- a CDS encoding motility protein A has translation MDIASLLGLLLGVVMVVFGIVSSGGVAAMANFIDVPSVIITIGGSLSSCMYCNKMPDFVSGLKGLTLAIKEPPVGNAADTIGNIINLANISRKEGILALEEAAHSIEDEFLKKGINLVVDGTDPELVRAILETDMSCLEDRHKVVIAFWQKWGEMGPAWGMIGTLVGLVNMLQNLSDASTIGPNMAVALLTTLYGSLIANWLTGPTAAKLGVDNGLEIMMKSITVEGLLSIQAGENPRVIEEKLKSFLPPSARDAIGGDGGGGE, from the coding sequence TTGGATATAGCTTCTTTACTTGGATTATTACTTGGTGTAGTCATGGTCGTATTCGGTATCGTATCATCCGGTGGTGTTGCAGCCATGGCAAACTTTATAGATGTTCCTTCAGTCATCATCACTATCGGTGGTTCTTTGTCGTCTTGTATGTACTGTAACAAGATGCCAGACTTCGTATCTGGTCTGAAGGGCTTGACGTTAGCCATCAAGGAGCCTCCAGTAGGTAATGCAGCTGATACAATTGGCAACATTATAAACCTTGCCAATATTTCCCGTAAAGAAGGTATTCTTGCGCTTGAAGAGGCAGCTCACAGTATTGAAGATGAGTTCCTAAAAAAAGGTATTAATCTTGTAGTTGATGGTACAGATCCAGAACTTGTTAGAGCAATTCTAGAGACAGACATGAGCTGTCTTGAAGATAGACATAAGGTTGTTATAGCCTTTTGGCAAAAATGGGGTGAAATGGGACCTGCATGGGGCATGATTGGAACCCTCGTTGGTCTTGTTAATATGTTACAGAACCTTTCAGATGCATCTACAATCGGTCCTAACATGGCGGTTGCTTTGCTGACCACACTTTATGGTTCACTGATTGCAAACTGGCTTACAGGTCCTACAGCTGCAAAGCTTGGTGTAGATAATGGTCTTGAAATAATGATGAAGTCAATTACCGTGGAAGGTCTACTTTCTATTCAGGCCGGTGAAAACCCACGTGTAATAGAAGAAAAGCTTAAATCATTCCTTCCACCATCTGCTCGTGATGCTATCGGTGGTGATGGCGGAGGAGGTGAGTAA
- a CDS encoding OmpA/MotB family protein — translation MAKKQKQEEAPAGSPAWMATFSDLMNLLLCFFVLLFSMSSTDTAKFEEVIASIQSSFSIFSSGGTSIGEGHMISSGISQLEMFDDYFNSVHDGDDESYDKEGDSETQNTSEGNISESESQGQGENVGDNTATGAGDVSVEEAKEALEEAGASESEQIAEQIEEQLKLHGLIDQVEIEYNANYVMLTINGALLFNSGKAVLTEEALGIVDNLAKILSEYDQNIIEIEGHTDNVPMSSGTYENNDVLSMYRALYVADRIRSQTNINPAHIKSAGRGEYVPLADNSTAEGRARNRRVEIKIYNSLTSDINE, via the coding sequence ATGGCTAAGAAGCAAAAGCAAGAGGAAGCTCCTGCTGGGTCTCCTGCCTGGATGGCCACTTTCTCCGACTTGATGAACTTGCTCCTTTGCTTCTTCGTTTTGCTTTTCTCCATGAGTAGTACGGATACGGCAAAGTTTGAAGAGGTAATTGCAAGTATTCAGTCTAGCTTTAGTATTTTTTCATCAGGTGGCACTTCAATTGGTGAAGGTCATATGATTTCATCTGGTATCAGCCAGCTTGAAATGTTTGATGACTATTTCAACAGTGTTCATGATGGTGATGACGAGTCCTATGACAAAGAGGGAGATAGCGAAACGCAAAATACCTCTGAAGGAAATATAAGCGAATCCGAAAGCCAGGGGCAGGGAGAGAATGTAGGTGACAATACAGCCACTGGCGCAGGTGATGTTTCGGTAGAAGAGGCAAAAGAAGCTCTTGAAGAAGCTGGAGCCTCTGAGAGTGAACAAATAGCTGAACAGATTGAAGAACAGCTTAAACTCCATGGTCTTATTGACCAGGTTGAAATTGAATATAATGCAAATTATGTAATGCTTACTATCAACGGCGCACTGCTTTTCAATTCAGGCAAAGCCGTTTTGACAGAGGAAGCACTTGGTATAGTTGATAATCTGGCTAAGATTTTATCTGAGTATGATCAGAATATAATCGAAATTGAAGGTCATACAGATAATGTACCAATGTCGTCAGGTACTTATGAAAATAATGATGTACTTTCAATGTACCGTGCCCTATACGTAGCTGACAGAATAAGGAGTCAGACCAATATTAATCCAGCCCACATCAAATCAGCTGGTAGAGGCGAGTATGTTCCACTTGCTGATAATTCAACTGCTGAAGGCAGAGCAAGAAACAGGCGTGTTGAGATTAAGATTTACAATTCACTAACTTCTGACATAAACGAATAG
- a CDS encoding flagellar basal body-associated FliL family protein, with translation MKKNLITVVILALVVVNLVLTAVLTITIIPETKKANELITKVCSAIDLDLVAGDTAGSLAVDVADMVDYPVASGGTMTINLKDSGDGSLHYAVLAVSLSIDSTNKDWTEKYQANGLTGYDNIISDTIKSVVANNTIEDMRTREDEVKEEILEALQGLFKSSFIVRVNFSSATYQ, from the coding sequence ATGAAAAAGAATTTGATTACAGTTGTTATACTGGCGCTTGTAGTGGTTAATCTTGTTCTTACAGCGGTTCTTACAATTACGATTATTCCTGAGACTAAAAAGGCGAATGAGCTCATTACAAAGGTTTGCTCAGCCATTGATTTGGATTTAGTTGCAGGAGATACAGCTGGTTCTCTTGCTGTTGATGTGGCAGATATGGTTGATTATCCTGTTGCATCTGGAGGCACAATGACAATCAATCTAAAGGATAGTGGAGATGGCAGCTTACATTATGCAGTTCTTGCCGTATCACTTTCCATTGATAGTACAAATAAGGATTGGACAGAGAAGTATCAGGCTAATGGATTGACAGGCTATGACAATATCATAAGTGACACTATCAAATCTGTTGTAGCCAATAATACAATTGAAGATATGCGAACAAGAGAAGATGAAGTAAAGGAAGAAATCCTTGAAGCTCTTCAGGGACTGTTTAAGTCATCCTTCATTGTCAGGGTTAATTTCTCTAGTGCGACATATCAATAG
- the fliM gene encoding flagellar motor switch protein FliM, protein MGDVLSQNEIDNLLHALTSGEVDAEEMKNNKEKPVKNYDFARPSKFSKEHLRTMEIIFEHYGRLLSTNLPIFLRKNIQVEVMNSEAVTYMEFSNSLSNPVLLGVVDFSPLEGNIIVEMASNLGFAMVDRMLGGVGEPLDKVRDYSEIELLLIERVMSSCIDLLREPWENVLDLHPRLERIETNSQFAQIISPSEMIAIVTLNIKIGDVEGLMNICLPFITLEPVMDKLNTKFWYSSQKEKTGDSYSETMENLIHRAQIPVKAVLGNSVITVADFSQLQVGDIVRLDRKVDEELDVFVGDIRKFAALPGASGKGYAVRVTEIIREEQ, encoded by the coding sequence TTGGGTGACGTTCTTTCACAAAACGAAATAGATAATCTTTTGCATGCGCTGACCTCCGGAGAAGTTGATGCGGAAGAGATGAAAAACAATAAGGAGAAGCCCGTAAAGAACTACGACTTCGCCAGACCTTCCAAGTTTTCAAAAGAGCACCTTCGAACAATGGAAATTATATTCGAGCATTATGGCAGACTTTTATCTACCAACTTGCCGATTTTCCTTAGAAAGAATATACAGGTTGAGGTAATGAATTCCGAAGCTGTTACCTATATGGAGTTTTCAAATTCCCTTTCAAATCCTGTACTTCTTGGTGTAGTAGATTTCTCTCCACTAGAGGGAAACATAATCGTTGAAATGGCTTCTAATTTAGGCTTCGCCATGGTGGACAGAATGCTTGGTGGAGTGGGAGAGCCACTTGATAAGGTCAGAGATTATTCTGAAATCGAACTTTTGCTAATCGAACGTGTCATGAGCTCCTGCATTGATTTGCTGAGAGAACCATGGGAAAACGTTTTGGATTTACATCCTAGATTAGAGCGAATCGAGACAAACTCTCAGTTCGCACAGATTATATCGCCATCAGAAATGATTGCGATTGTCACCTTGAATATAAAGATAGGTGATGTGGAAGGCCTTATGAATATTTGTCTTCCTTTTATAACTTTAGAGCCAGTTATGGACAAATTAAACACAAAGTTCTGGTATAGTAGTCAAAAGGAGAAGACAGGAGATAGCTATTCAGAGACGATGGAAAACCTTATTCACAGGGCTCAGATACCTGTAAAGGCCGTCCTTGGCAACAGTGTTATTACAGTAGCAGATTTCTCTCAACTCCAGGTAGGCGATATTGTCAGGCTTGATAGAAAAGTTGACGAAGAGCTGGATGTTTTTGTGGGCGACATTAGGAAATTCGCTGCCCTACCAGGTGCTTCAGGAAAAGGATATGCAGTCCGTGTGACAGAAATCATTAGGGAGGAGCAGTAG
- the fliY gene encoding flagellar motor switch phosphatase FliY — MGDGVLSQEEINALLAGGVPDAPADTSGSGGGGELTSEEIDTIGEVANISMGSAATSLFALVNIKVEISTPVVTETNWDELASNYTDKCVVVRIGYTKGIDGSNVLVLKENDVKVITDLMMGGDGTNTDGEITELHLSAISEAMNQMMGASATSLSSMLGMMVDISPPNATLTDLAAVSGGEIDSFLENNFVRIAFKMEIGDLVDSEMMQLYPISLAKEMCGAVQNTMETDSKSTVDDAASPPPAAEAAPPPAPEAAPQASPPPAAPQMDPNMMQGQPMMAQPYYAPQPQINVQPAQFTPFGPNFSAQFAQENIDLILDVPLEVTVELGRTNKTIQDILDFAPGTIIELNKIAGEPIDVLVNGKYVAKGEVVVIEESFGVRITEIIKD, encoded by the coding sequence ATGGGTGATGGTGTATTATCACAAGAAGAGATAAATGCACTACTTGCCGGCGGGGTTCCAGATGCACCAGCTGATACCTCAGGTTCCGGTGGTGGCGGAGAGCTTACCAGTGAGGAAATTGATACTATTGGCGAGGTTGCCAATATCAGTATGGGTAGCGCTGCAACATCATTGTTCGCGCTGGTAAATATCAAAGTTGAGATTTCTACTCCTGTAGTTACAGAAACAAATTGGGATGAGTTGGCATCCAATTATACGGACAAATGTGTTGTTGTTCGTATTGGATATACAAAAGGTATTGATGGAAGCAACGTTCTTGTTTTAAAGGAAAACGATGTTAAGGTCATTACCGACTTGATGATGGGCGGTGACGGTACAAACACCGATGGTGAGATTACCGAACTCCATCTTTCAGCTATTTCAGAGGCCATGAATCAGATGATGGGTGCTTCGGCAACATCCCTTTCATCTATGCTTGGCATGATGGTAGATATTTCTCCACCAAATGCAACCCTCACAGATTTGGCTGCTGTAAGTGGTGGTGAGATAGATTCTTTCCTTGAGAACAATTTCGTTAGAATTGCTTTCAAAATGGAAATTGGAGATTTAGTTGATTCAGAAATGATGCAGCTGTATCCAATTTCTTTGGCAAAGGAAATGTGCGGTGCGGTTCAAAATACTATGGAGACTGATTCCAAGTCCACTGTGGACGATGCGGCATCACCTCCTCCTGCAGCGGAAGCTGCTCCACCACCTGCACCAGAGGCAGCACCACAGGCATCGCCTCCTCCGGCAGCACCTCAAATGGATCCAAATATGATGCAGGGACAGCCGATGATGGCTCAGCCATATTATGCGCCGCAGCCACAAATCAATGTTCAACCTGCTCAGTTTACACCTTTTGGACCAAATTTCAGTGCACAGTTTGCACAGGAGAACATCGACCTGATTTTAGATGTACCTTTGGAGGTAACAGTAGAGCTTGGTCGAACCAACAAGACAATCCAGGATATTCTGGATTTTGCACCTGGTACTATCATCGAGCTAAACAAAATAGCTGGTGAACCTATAGATGTGCTTGTAAATGGCAAGTACGTGGCCAAAGGAGAGGTAGTAGTTATCGAGGAATCCTTTGGAGTACGAATTACAGAAATCATTAAAGATTAA
- a CDS encoding response regulator — protein sequence MAKNILICDDAAFMRMMIKDILTKNGYNVVGEAENGKIAVDKYAELTPDLVLLDITMPEMDGIGALKAIKEKDPNACVIMCSAMGQQAMVIEAIQSGAKDFIVKPFQAERVLEAVKKVIG from the coding sequence ATGGCAAAAAACATTTTAATCTGTGACGATGCTGCATTTATGAGAATGATGATCAAGGACATTCTCACCAAGAATGGCTACAATGTTGTAGGCGAAGCTGAAAACGGAAAGATTGCCGTTGATAAGTATGCTGAACTTACACCTGATCTTGTTCTTCTCGACATCACAATGCCTGAGATGGACGGTATTGGCGCCCTTAAAGCCATCAAGGAAAAAGATCCTAACGCATGTGTAATTATGTGTTCTGCTATGGGTCAGCAGGCCATGGTTATTGAAGCTATCCAGTCAGGAGCCAAGGATTTCATCGTTAAGCCATTCCAGGCTGAGAGAGTTCTTGAGGCTGTAAAGAAGGTTATCGGATAG
- a CDS encoding flagellar biosynthetic protein FliO: protein MQLIFLLVVFVGVLAITYYVTKWIAGYQKVQGFNKNLEIIEAIKISSNKYVQIIRAGEDRYFVIAIGKDEVVPLGEISASQLKEIEGQDIVSAAPVDFKSVLDKLSKKK from the coding sequence TTGCAGCTTATATTCCTATTGGTTGTTTTTGTAGGTGTTCTTGCAATTACCTATTATGTAACCAAGTGGATTGCCGGCTACCAGAAGGTTCAGGGCTTCAATAAAAACCTTGAAATTATTGAGGCTATTAAAATTTCCAGCAATAAATATGTTCAAATAATAAGAGCTGGTGAGGATAGATATTTTGTCATTGCCATCGGCAAGGATGAGGTTGTACCTCTCGGTGAAATATCTGCCTCTCAGCTTAAAGAAATCGAAGGCCAGGATATTGTAAGTGCCGCTCCTGTGGATTTCAAAAGTGTTTTGGACAAGCTTTCAAAGAAGAAATAA
- the fliP gene encoding flagellar type III secretion system pore protein FliP (The bacterial flagellar biogenesis protein FliP forms a type III secretion system (T3SS)-type pore required for flagellar assembly.) produces the protein MNKLKKAYLVLSFFFAIMVAGVTVYYTGVTAYATNSTNTTNNANTTEPAEATEMDGTEYGAANGTYGATEKAPNASDEVVGSGGGFTLRFDGEDGNFTSTLRMLVILTILTLSPSILIMLTSFTRCVIVLHFIRAAIGTNTAPPNQVLIGLALFLTLFIMSPVFTQIKTDAIDPFDAGDITQQEAIDAAIGPIREFMYGQTQVKDLNLFCEIAGVTYEEDHYDDVAFTIVVPAFILSELRTAFIIGFMIYVPFIVIDMVVASVLMSMGMMMLPPTTISLPFKILLFVLVDGWDLCIGGLVKTFY, from the coding sequence ATGAATAAATTAAAAAAGGCTTACTTGGTTTTAAGTTTCTTTTTTGCAATTATGGTTGCAGGAGTCACCGTCTATTACACAGGGGTGACAGCCTATGCAACAAATTCAACTAATACTACAAATAATGCAAATACTACAGAGCCTGCTGAGGCTACTGAAATGGATGGCACCGAATATGGTGCTGCAAATGGAACCTATGGCGCCACTGAAAAGGCACCAAATGCTTCTGATGAAGTTGTAGGTTCGGGCGGTGGCTTCACACTCCGATTTGATGGTGAGGATGGAAATTTTACTTCCACCCTTAGAATGCTTGTCATTCTTACCATTTTAACCTTATCACCATCAATCCTTATAATGTTAACTTCCTTTACCAGATGCGTTATAGTTCTGCACTTTATTCGCGCTGCTATAGGAACAAATACAGCGCCTCCGAATCAGGTACTGATTGGTTTGGCGTTGTTTTTAACATTATTCATCATGTCACCTGTTTTCACCCAAATCAAAACAGATGCTATTGATCCTTTTGATGCGGGAGATATCACACAGCAGGAGGCAATTGATGCAGCCATTGGGCCAATTCGAGAGTTTATGTATGGTCAGACTCAGGTTAAGGATTTGAATCTCTTCTGTGAGATTGCCGGTGTTACCTACGAGGAGGATCATTACGACGACGTAGCATTTACAATTGTAGTACCAGCTTTTATTTTATCAGAGCTTCGTACAGCCTTTATTATTGGCTTTATGATTTATGTACCATTTATCGTAATAGACATGGTTGTTGCATCCGTGCTTATGTCAATGGGTATGATGATGCTGCCACCGACGACGATTTCACTTCCATTTAAGATTTTGTTGTTTGTATTGGTAGATGGTTGGGATCTTTGCATCGGCGGATTGGTAAAGACATTTTACTGA